One Aegilops tauschii subsp. strangulata cultivar AL8/78 chromosome 7, Aet v6.0, whole genome shotgun sequence genomic window carries:
- the LOC109742390 gene encoding uncharacterized protein — protein sequence MLPLPLRRHLLFMYSRRNPSFIPFSIAATAISTLPTDSAAAAAATPISDRLRLLHSLQAVPANLLLSHPLPSSAHLCIAAHLLARARLFPHSRSLLSRLLAPGHRPHLAASLVDLLHRAALALGPRRSALPSVVDTLLSLLADRGFLDDAVLALGRVRELRVPPNTRTCNHILLRLARERRGPLVRRLFEQVPAPNVFTFNIVIDFLCKEGELAEARALFSRMKAIGCLPDVVTYNSLIDGCGKCGELEEVEQLVGEMRGCGCTPDVVTYNALVNCFCKFGRMERAYSYFAEMKREGVMANIRTYSTFVDAFCKKGMVREAMKLFAQMRIKGMTPNEVTYTCLVDGTFKAGRLDDAFVLIDEMVQQGVPLNVVTYTVQVDGLCKEGKIAEAEDVFRLMEKAGVKANELLYTTLIHGHFMNKNSERALDLLNEMKDKGMELDVSLYGALICGLCNLQKVDEAKSLLNKMDECGLKPNNIIYTNIMDACFKEVKESEAIALLHKMQDSGFQLNVVTYCALVDGLCKAGSVDEAVSHFNKMRDLGLEPNVHTYTALIDGLCKNGCLTKAVALLDEMAGKGLSLDKVVYTSLMDGYLKQGNLQDAFALKAEMINSGLQLDLYGYTCFVWGFCNLNMMQEAREVLSEMIGNGITPDTVIYNCLISKYQKLGHIEEAASLQNEMESVLPSCTIGDAAPGSDG from the coding sequence ATGCTACCCCTCCCCCTGCGCCGCCACCTCCTCTTCATGTACTCTCGCCGGAACCCTAGCTTCATCCCCTTCTCCATTGCCGCCACCGCCATCTCCACCCTCCCAAccgactccgccgccgccgccgccgccactcccaTCTCCgaccgcctccgcctcctccactCGCTCCAAGCCGTCCCCGCCAACCTCCTCCTCTCccaccccctcccctcctccgcCCACCTCTGCATCGCGGCTCACCTCCTCGCCCGCGCCCGCCTCTTCCCCCATTCCCGCAGCCTCCTCTCCCGCCTCCTCGCCCCCGGTCACCGGCCCCACCTCGCCGCCTCcctcgtcgacctcctccatcgCGCGGCTCTCGCACTAGGGCCTCGCCGCAGCGCCCTGCCCTCCGTCGTCGACACCCTCCTCTCCCTCCTCGCCGACCGCGGCTTCCTCGACGACGCCGTTCTCGCCCTTGGCCGCGTGCGCGAGCTGCGGGTGCCCCCTAACACCCGCACCTGCAACCACATCCTCCTCCGCCTAGCGCGAGAGCGCCGCGGCCCGCTCGTCCGGCGGCTATTTGAGCAGGTGCCCGCCCCCAACGTGTTCACGTTCAACATCGTGATCGATTTCCTGTGCAAGGAGGGGGAGTTAGCGGAGGCAAGAGCATTGTTCTCGAGGATGAAGGCAATAGGTTGCCTACCAGATGTTGTCACATACAATTCTCTCATTGATGGGTGTGGCAAATGCGGGGAGTTGGAAGAGGTGGAGCAGCTCGTCGGGGAGATGAGGGGGTGTGGATGCACACCAGATGTTGTGACATATAATGCATTAGTCAACTGCTTTTGCAAGTTTGGGAGGATGGAAAGGGCATACAGCTACTTTGCTGAGATGAAGAGGGAAGGAGTGATGGCTAATATAAGGACTTATAGCACCTTTGTCGATGCGTTCTGCAAGAAGGGGATGGTAAGGGAGGCTATGAAGCTGTTTGCACAAATGAGGATCAAGGGGATGACACCGAATGAGGTGACATATACATGTTTGGTTGATGGGACCTTTAAGGCCGGTAGGCTAGATGATGCCTTTGTTTTGATTGATGAAATGGTACAGCAAGGTGTGCCATTGAATGTGGTCACATATACTGTGCAAGTTGATGGCCTTTGCAAAGAGGGGAAGATTGCCGAAGCGGAGGATGTTTTTAGGCTGATGGAGAAAGCTGGCGTCAAAGCCAATGAGTTGTTGTACACTACACTAATTCATGGGCATTTTATGAATAAAAATAGTGAGAGAGCACTGGATTTGTTGAATGAGATGAAGGATAAAGGGATGGAGCTTGATGTTTCGCTTTATGGTGCCCTCATTTGTGGACTCTGTAATCTTCAGAAGGTGGATGAGGCTAAGAGTTTGTTAAATAAAATGGATGAATGTGGTCTGAAACCCAATAATATCATCTATACGAATATAATGGATGCTTGCTTTAAAGAAGTAAAAGAGTCAGAGGCCATTGCCCTGCTCCACAAGATGCAGGACTCTGGGTTCCAACTTAATGTTGTGACATATTGTGCATTGGTTGATGGTTTGTGCAAAGCAGGATCAGTTGACGAGGCAGTCTCACATTTTAACAAAATGAGAGACTTAGGATTAGAGCCTAATGTACATACTTACACCGCTTTAATTGATGGTTTATGCAAGAATGGGTGCTTAACCAAGGCTGTGGCGTTGTTGGATGAAATGGCTGGCAAGGGTTTGTCTCTGGATAAAGTTGTGTACACATCTCTTATGGATGGGTACCTGAAGCAGGGAAATCTTCAGGATGCCTTTGCACTCAAGGCCGAGATGATCAATAGTGGTTTGCAACTTGATCTCTATGGGTACACTTGTTTTGTATGGGGATTTTGTAATTTAAATATGATGCAAGAAGCTAGAGAAGTTCTTTCAGAAATGATTGGAAATGGTATTACTCCTGATACGGTAATTTACAACTGTCTGATAAGCAAATACCAGAAATTGGGGCATATTGAGGAGGCAGCCAGTCTTCAGAATGAAATGGAAAGTGTGTTACCCTCTTGTACAATTGGTGATGCTGCTCCTGGTTCTGATGGTTAA
- the LOC109742391 gene encoding cytochrome P450 711A1-like, with translation MTRDIFIDLYHGKDDSASTQKDKKIQPLLPSSPLAETGMWSMRDNGRQSVPPINRFHPSHLFCLRPHTAPPTATINHPQHSSFLKCASSRTQAPSWDRRAMAEAGEWLPYVSTLAPCLLGFALYFYAPYWGVRGVPGPPALPIVGHLPLLALHGPDVFGALAKKYGPIFRFHLGRQPLVIVADPELCKEVGVRQFKSVPNRSLPSPIAGSDLHQKGLFFTRDERWSAMRNTIISLYQPSHLAGLIPTMQRCIERAADTIQLNGNVDIDFSDLALKLATDVIGQAAFGVDFALSAPREHGGREAEEFMAEHVHSTTSLKMDLSASLSIVLGLVAPALQGPARGLLRRLPGTADRRIARTNDRLRARVEEIVASRERDLDKRRGQRDFLSALLNARDSGGDKMRELLTPEYVGALTYEHLLAGSATTSFTLSSAVYLVSGHPEVEAKLLAEVDRSGAAPPTADDLQRNFPYLDRVIKEATRFYTVSPLIARETSRRVEVGGHALPKGTWLWLAPGVLARDAAQFPEPGEFRPERFEAGCEEERRRHPYAHVPFGLGPRACVGQRFALQEVKLAMFHLYRRYVFRRSPRMESPPEFQFGIVLGFKHGVKLRAIERRSPA, from the coding sequence ATGACTCGTGACATTTTCATCGATCTATATCATGGCAAGGATGATTCAGCCTCAACTCAAAAAGATAAAAAGATTCAGCCTCTGCTACCCTCGTCCCCACTTGCAGAAACAGGAATGTGGAGCATGCGCGACAATGGCCGTCAGTCAGTTCCACCCATCAACAGGTTCCACCCATCCCATCTCTTTTGCCTCCGACCTCACACAGCACCACCGACGGCTACAATTAACCATCCACAGCATTCATCATTTCtcaagtgtgcaagctctagaaCACAAGCACCCAGCTGGGATCGAAGAGCAATGGCGGAAGCAGGGGAATGGCTGCCATACGTCTCCACGCTGGCGCCCTGCCTCCTCGGCTTCGCGCTCTACTTCTACGCGCCCTACTGGGGAGTCCGGGGCGTGCCGGGCCCTCCGGCGCTGCCGATCGTCGGCCACCTGCCGCTGCTCGCCCTCCACGGCCCCGACGTCTTTGGCGCCCTCGCCAAGAAATACGGCCCCATCTTCAGGTTCCATCTCGGGAGGCAGCCTCTGGTGATCGTGGCTGACCCGGAGCTGTGCAAGGAGGTCGGGGTGCGGCAGTTCAAGAGCGTCCCCAACCGGAGCCTGCCGTCGCCGATCGCCGGCTCCGACCTCCACCAGAAGGGCCTCTTCTTCACGAGGGACGAGAGGTGGTCGGCCATGCGGAACACCATCATCTCGCTCTACCAGCCGTCGCACCTCGCCGGCCTCATCCCCACCATGCAGCGCTGCATCGAGCGCGCCGCCGACACCATACAGTTGAACGGCAACGTCGACATCGACTTCTCCGACCTCGCCCTCAAGCTGGCCACCGACGTCATCGGGCAGGCGGCGTTCGGCGTCGACTTCGCGCTCTCGGCGCCGCGCGAGCATGGCGGACGCGAGGCCGAGGAGTTTATGGCCGAGCACGTCCACTCCACCACCTCGCTCAAGATGGACCTGTCGGCGTCCCTCTCCATTGTGCTGGGCCTCGTCGCGCCGGCGCTGCAGGGGCCGGCGCGGGGGCTTCTCCGGCGACTCCCCGGGACGGCGGACCGGAGGATCGCGCGGACGAACGACCGACTGCGGGCGAGGGTGGAGGAGATCGTGGCGAGCAGGGAGCGCGACCTGGACAAGAGAAGAGGGCAGAGGGACTTCCTGTCGGCGCTGCTCAACGCCCGGGACAGCGGGGGCGACAAGATGAGGGAGCTGCTGACGCCGGAGTACGTGGGCGCGCTCACCtacgagcacctcctcgccgggTCGGCCACCACGTCCTTCACGCTCTCCTCCGCCGTGTACCTCGTCTCCGGGCACCCGGAGGTCGAGGCCAAGCTGCTCGCCGAGGTCGACCGGTCCGGCGCCGCACCGCCGACGGCCGACGATCTCCAGCGCAACTTCCCCTACCTCGACCGGGTGATAAAGGAGGCGACGCGGTTCTACACGGTGTCGCCGCTGATCGCGAGGGAGACGTCGCGGCGGGTGGAGGTCGGGGGCCACGCGCTCCCGAAGGGCACGTGGCTGTGGCTGGCGCCGGGGGTGCTGGCGAGGGACGCGGCGCAGTTCCCGGAGCCCGGCGAGTTCCGGCCGGAGCGGTTCGAGGCCGGGtgcgaggaggagcggcggcggcACCCGTACGCGCACGTGCCATTCGGGCTGGGCCCGCGGGCGTGCGTCGGGCAGCGGTTCGCGCTGCAGGAGGTGAAGCTGGCCATGTTCCACCTCTACCGCCGCTACGTGTTCCGCCGGTCGCCGCGGATGGAGTCGCCGCCGGAGTTCCAGTTCGGGATCGTGCTCGGCTTCAAGCACGGCGTCAAGCTCAGGGCCATCGAGCGGCGCAGCCCCGCCTAG